A genomic region of Synechococcus sp. NOUM97013 contains the following coding sequences:
- a CDS encoding transglutaminase family protein — MRARILHRLTYQYAAAVSLGEHRLCLKPRAQGFQTLIEHQLTVTPEPHQRRELLAASGDEIQRLIFLGHTDQLRFEACSLVETRPAPALEACFNGLEPPLPYPRGQLNVDLQGALDSWLPNGQHEPSVIDLTQEALMGSNQQTLAFLKQLMDLIQERVKYTQRHVGPAWPAGRTLRERIGSCRDLAMLMVACCRVVGLPARFVSGYQLLEPAPDQYDLHAWAEIYLPGAGWRGFDPSAGGEVTPRYVVLATSSKPELTAAVSGSFSGPPGTASELSWSISVEESMVSDCSPAVVHAA, encoded by the coding sequence ATGCGCGCCCGGATCCTTCACCGCCTGACCTATCAATACGCGGCAGCGGTGAGCCTTGGCGAACACCGCCTCTGCCTCAAACCGCGGGCCCAGGGCTTTCAGACCCTGATCGAGCATCAGCTCACCGTGACACCTGAACCCCATCAACGTCGGGAACTGCTGGCCGCCAGTGGCGATGAAATTCAACGGCTGATCTTTCTCGGCCACACCGATCAGCTCCGCTTTGAAGCCTGCAGCCTGGTGGAAACGCGCCCTGCACCGGCACTAGAAGCCTGCTTCAACGGGCTGGAACCTCCTTTGCCTTACCCGCGCGGCCAACTGAATGTTGACCTTCAAGGAGCACTGGATAGCTGGCTGCCGAATGGTCAGCACGAACCTTCGGTGATCGACCTCACCCAGGAAGCGCTGATGGGAAGCAACCAACAGACGCTGGCGTTTCTCAAACAGCTCATGGATTTGATTCAGGAGCGTGTCAAATACACCCAACGCCATGTCGGCCCCGCCTGGCCGGCGGGCCGAACCCTGCGAGAACGGATTGGATCCTGCCGCGACCTGGCCATGCTGATGGTGGCCTGTTGTCGGGTGGTGGGTCTGCCGGCCCGCTTCGTCAGCGGTTATCAGCTGCTGGAACCGGCACCCGATCAGTACGACCTGCACGCCTGGGCTGAGATCTACCTCCCGGGCGCCGGATGGCGGGGCTTTGACCCCAGCGCGGGCGGTGAAGTCACACCGCGCTACGTGGTTCTGGCCACATCATCCAAACCCGAACTCACGGCGGCCGTAAGCGGCAGTTTTAGTGGACCACCCGGGACAGCCAGTGAGCTCAGTTGGTCGATCAGCGTGGAGGAGAGCATGGTCAGCGACTGTTCTCCAGCCGTTGTTCATGCCGCCTGA
- a CDS encoding MFS transporter: MLGELWSFQGRYRTLHLTWIAFFLTFVVWFNLAPLASTVKADLDLTVGQIRTVAICNVALTIPARVLIGMLLDKFGPRITYSSILVFSAFPCLLFAAAQDFNQLVVARLLLSIVGAGFVIGIRMVAEWFPPKEIGLAEGIYGGWGNFGSAFSALTMVAIAGFLSFSGGFELPTGAVLNWRGAIALSGIISAIYGVFYFFSVTDTPPGKVYQRPERTAGLEVTSMRDFWGLLGMNVPFAAILAVLCWRLQKVGFLTPATYPLALGAVAVWFIFQTWGIIRTNRELILGNKVYPKEDRYEFRQVAILELTYIVNFGSELAVVSMLPTFFETTFDLPKATAGILASCFAFVNLVARPAGGLISDKVGSRKNTMAFLTAGLGIGYLVMSMIKPGTFSGPSGIFVAVVITMLASFFVQSGEGATFALVPLVKRRVTGQVAGLVGAYGNVGAVTYLTIFSLLPMWMGGGAEPDPTVIANSNSRFFQILGIAGLIVAFFCYFFLKEPKGSFADLHEGETEEALA, encoded by the coding sequence ATGCTTGGCGAACTCTGGTCGTTCCAGGGGAGATACCGAACACTTCATCTCACCTGGATCGCCTTCTTCCTGACCTTCGTGGTCTGGTTCAATTTGGCTCCTCTGGCTTCCACCGTGAAAGCCGACCTTGACCTGACAGTGGGTCAGATCCGCACGGTGGCCATCTGCAACGTGGCCCTCACCATTCCCGCTCGTGTGCTGATCGGCATGCTGCTGGACAAATTCGGACCCCGGATCACCTATTCCTCGATCCTGGTGTTCTCCGCCTTTCCCTGTCTGCTGTTTGCTGCCGCTCAGGATTTCAACCAACTGGTGGTGGCACGTCTGCTCCTCTCCATCGTTGGTGCTGGCTTCGTGATCGGCATCCGCATGGTGGCTGAGTGGTTCCCGCCCAAGGAGATCGGCTTAGCTGAAGGCATCTACGGCGGCTGGGGCAACTTCGGCTCTGCCTTCTCTGCCCTCACCATGGTGGCCATCGCTGGCTTCCTGTCTTTCTCCGGCGGTTTTGAACTGCCCACCGGCGCAGTTCTCAACTGGCGCGGTGCCATCGCCCTGAGCGGCATCATCTCTGCCATCTACGGCGTCTTCTACTTCTTCAGCGTCACCGACACCCCTCCTGGGAAGGTTTACCAGCGCCCTGAGAGAACAGCTGGTCTGGAAGTCACCTCCATGCGTGACTTCTGGGGACTGCTGGGAATGAATGTTCCTTTCGCAGCCATCCTCGCCGTGCTGTGCTGGCGCCTGCAAAAGGTCGGCTTCCTTACCCCTGCCACCTATCCACTGGCTCTCGGTGCCGTTGCGGTCTGGTTCATCTTCCAGACCTGGGGAATCATCCGCACCAACCGCGAATTAATCCTCGGCAACAAGGTCTATCCCAAGGAAGACCGCTATGAATTCCGGCAGGTGGCCATTCTTGAGCTCACCTACATCGTGAATTTCGGCTCCGAGCTTGCTGTGGTGTCGATGCTTCCCACCTTCTTCGAAACCACCTTCGATCTGCCGAAGGCCACCGCAGGCATTCTCGCCTCCTGCTTCGCGTTCGTGAATCTGGTGGCGCGTCCTGCCGGCGGCCTGATCTCTGACAAGGTCGGTAGCCGCAAAAACACCATGGCCTTCCTCACCGCTGGCCTTGGCATCGGTTACCTGGTGATGAGCATGATCAAACCCGGCACGTTCTCCGGCCCGTCTGGAATCTTCGTGGCTGTGGTAATCACCATGCTCGCCTCCTTCTTCGTGCAATCCGGGGAGGGTGCAACCTTCGCTCTGGTGCCTCTGGTGAAGCGCCGCGTCACCGGACAGGTGGCAGGCCTGGTGGGTGCCTACGGCAACGTTGGTGCCGTGACTTACCTCACCATCTTCAGCTTGCTGCCCATGTGGATGGGTGGTGGTGCCGAGCCCGATCCGACGGTGATCGCCAACTCCAACAGCCGCTTCTTCCAGATTCTTGGAATTGCTGGTCTGATCGTGGCCTTCTTCTGCTACTTCTTCCTCAAGGAACCCAAAGGGTCCTTTGCGGATCTGCATGAAGGCGAAACGGAAGAAGCACTCGCCTGA
- a CDS encoding nitrate reductase associated protein, producing MHSQLDQARHCFAFEQDFVGSWRCIPLCVRRKLDLAGVKLKLSHWLAMTQAQRQQLVDWGDSREHLQQMREHLQLSTVTMADGVVKDLPPAVDEPWQQPDRLPDQLLDAARSRGVQLTPQAWQGMRELDRFALCKLARSGHDHHNLEAAFSEVLG from the coding sequence ATGCATTCGCAGCTGGATCAGGCGCGGCATTGTTTTGCCTTTGAGCAGGATTTCGTCGGATCTTGGCGATGCATTCCACTGTGCGTCCGCCGCAAGCTGGATTTGGCTGGTGTGAAGCTCAAATTGAGTCATTGGCTGGCGATGACCCAGGCGCAGCGTCAGCAGTTGGTGGATTGGGGAGATTCACGCGAACACCTGCAGCAAATGCGAGAGCATTTGCAGCTCAGCACCGTGACCATGGCGGATGGTGTGGTGAAAGATCTGCCGCCAGCGGTGGATGAGCCCTGGCAGCAACCGGATCGTCTGCCGGATCAGCTCCTGGACGCAGCGCGCTCGCGTGGTGTTCAGCTCACACCGCAGGCCTGGCAGGGTATGCGTGAGCTCGATCGCTTTGCCCTCTGCAAGCTGGCCAGGTCAGGGCACGATCACCACAATCTCGAGGCGGCCTTCAGCGAAGTGCTGGGATGA
- a CDS encoding molybdopterin oxidoreductase family protein — MTDSRANPTSQCPYCGVGCGLELLPPGEAGKSVKRDADGNPMWAARGDRQHPSSLGQVCIKGATVGETLARGRLSQPLYRPTLNDDFQPISWDSAFDLLTGRIRSTLAGKGPNAIAMYGSGQFHTEDYYLAQKLLKGALGTNNFDANSRLCMSSAVAGYTRSLGSDGPPCCYEDLDHCSVAFLIGTNTAECHPVLFQRLLKRKKRDPKGLTIVVVDPRTTDTAKIADHHLAIAPGTDLALLHGLARLVIQDNGFDSDFIDAATEGFASYTQTINAWTPGKTAKFCGITEQDLRAVGRLWSRKEGVLSLWSMGVNQRREGTAVVSGLINLHLLTGEIGKPGAGPFSLTGQPNAMGGREAGGLAHLLPGYRLVTNPEHRAEVEQAWGFAKNSIAATPGLSAWQQVEAMEQGKLDLWWVAATNPLVSMPDLERVKNAMQRCPLVVVSEAYADTETSHYAHLLLPAAQWSEKAGAMTNSERRVTYCPSFRPLHGESRPDWEVFAELGRRLGFTEQFSYKSSAEVYAEFTTLTEGRVCDVSGLSHGLLQAHGSQQWPFPKGHEPTRISKRLYVGKRFPTASGRARFQSEAPLGLAEPPCDVYPLVLTVGRYLGQWHTMTRTGMVQRLNDMHPEPRLEMHPEDAKAYGLDDNGLAAITSRRGTLTARVTLTDRIRRGSVFLPMHWGFTQAEACEANTLMHEQSCPISKQPELKASAVVVAPAVSVMKPAEQQTGRLESLRRLLIPALR; from the coding sequence GTGACTGATTCCAGAGCCAATCCCACAAGCCAATGTCCTTACTGCGGCGTGGGCTGCGGCCTGGAACTGCTGCCTCCAGGCGAAGCAGGCAAATCCGTGAAGCGGGATGCCGACGGCAATCCCATGTGGGCAGCACGGGGAGATCGCCAACACCCATCCAGTCTTGGACAGGTCTGCATCAAAGGCGCCACGGTGGGTGAAACCCTGGCCCGCGGACGCCTGAGCCAACCGCTTTACCGCCCCACACTCAACGACGACTTTCAACCCATCAGCTGGGACAGCGCCTTTGACCTACTGACCGGACGCATCCGCAGCACGCTGGCCGGCAAAGGCCCCAATGCCATTGCCATGTATGGGTCAGGGCAATTTCACACCGAGGATTACTACCTGGCTCAGAAACTCCTGAAAGGAGCGCTGGGAACCAACAACTTCGATGCCAACTCGCGGCTGTGCATGAGCTCCGCAGTGGCCGGATACACACGAAGCCTGGGATCCGATGGTCCTCCTTGCTGCTACGAAGATCTGGACCATTGCTCCGTGGCCTTCCTGATTGGCACCAACACGGCCGAGTGCCATCCCGTGCTGTTCCAGCGACTGCTGAAGCGCAAGAAACGCGACCCGAAAGGGCTCACCATCGTGGTGGTGGATCCGCGCACGACCGACACCGCCAAGATCGCTGACCACCATCTGGCGATCGCTCCAGGCACGGACCTCGCACTCCTCCACGGCCTGGCACGACTGGTCATCCAGGACAACGGCTTCGATAGCGATTTCATCGATGCAGCCACCGAAGGCTTCGCGTCGTACACCCAGACCATCAATGCCTGGACCCCCGGCAAAACCGCCAAGTTCTGTGGGATCACGGAACAGGATCTGCGCGCCGTCGGCCGACTCTGGAGTCGCAAAGAAGGCGTCCTCAGTCTCTGGTCGATGGGGGTCAATCAACGCCGGGAAGGAACGGCCGTGGTCAGTGGGCTGATCAACCTGCACCTGCTCACTGGAGAAATCGGCAAGCCAGGTGCCGGGCCCTTCTCACTCACCGGTCAACCCAATGCCATGGGCGGCCGTGAAGCCGGAGGGCTGGCTCATTTGCTTCCTGGATACAGGCTGGTGACCAACCCGGAGCACAGGGCAGAGGTGGAGCAAGCCTGGGGGTTCGCCAAGAACTCCATTGCTGCAACACCAGGACTGAGTGCCTGGCAGCAGGTGGAGGCCATGGAACAGGGCAAGCTCGATCTGTGGTGGGTGGCAGCCACCAATCCCCTGGTGAGCATGCCCGACCTGGAAAGAGTGAAGAACGCCATGCAGCGCTGTCCGCTCGTGGTCGTCAGTGAGGCGTACGCCGATACGGAAACTTCCCACTACGCCCATCTGCTGCTGCCCGCAGCGCAGTGGAGCGAAAAGGCGGGTGCCATGACCAATTCAGAGCGACGGGTCACCTACTGCCCGTCGTTTCGGCCACTCCACGGCGAAAGCCGTCCTGATTGGGAGGTGTTCGCTGAACTTGGACGTCGACTGGGATTCACCGAGCAGTTCTCATATAAATCCTCAGCGGAGGTCTACGCGGAATTCACAACGCTCACCGAAGGCCGCGTCTGTGATGTCTCCGGCCTCAGCCATGGCTTGCTTCAGGCCCATGGGTCGCAGCAATGGCCTTTCCCCAAGGGACATGAGCCAACCCGCATCTCCAAGCGTCTTTACGTCGGCAAACGATTCCCGACAGCCAGTGGTCGTGCACGTTTCCAGTCAGAAGCACCGCTCGGCCTTGCCGAGCCACCCTGTGATGTCTATCCGCTCGTCCTAACAGTGGGCCGTTATCTCGGCCAGTGGCACACCATGACTCGCACCGGCATGGTGCAACGACTCAACGACATGCATCCGGAACCACGCCTGGAGATGCATCCTGAGGATGCCAAGGCCTACGGCCTCGACGACAACGGACTGGCCGCGATCACATCCCGGCGCGGCACCCTGACCGCCCGCGTGACGTTGACGGATCGCATTCGCCGCGGCTCGGTGTTTCTGCCGATGCACTGGGGTTTCACCCAAGCCGAAGCCTGTGAAGCCAACACCCTGATGCATGAGCAGTCCTGCCCAATCTCCAAACAGCCGGAACTCAAAGCCTCAGCCGTTGTGGTGGCCCCGGCCGTGTCGGTCATGAAACCCGCTGAGCAGCAGACCGGACGGCTGGAAAGCCTGCGCCGACTGCTCATCCCAGCACTTCGCTGA
- a CDS encoding alpha-E domain-containing protein, whose product MLSRVADSLYWINRYLERAENISRFLEVSEAMALDCPPGSAEPWLPLVDATGDRRSFDQAYPAGTPRDVSRFLLLDRENPNSIVSCIGMARENARQIRDVITSEMWEQINDLHWSLQDGEAIWQEHTQEQLRIIRRGCQIFYGITDTTLSRDLSWLFSQLGRLIERADKTSRILDVKYYLLLPTPEEVGGVLDELQWITLLRTAGAYQMYRQSIQQAINPVSVAGFLLLDPIFPRSVRYCLQGINDTLQQIQTQPVQGAPDDLDCLRGQLLARWSYVRIDNLIEGGLHEAIDGLQQDLNRLHQLIQSRYFTSTELHSTPTEVLCAPGSFTA is encoded by the coding sequence GTGCTGAGCCGGGTCGCCGACTCCCTCTACTGGATCAACCGCTATCTCGAACGGGCCGAAAACATCTCCCGCTTCCTGGAGGTGAGTGAAGCGATGGCCCTGGATTGCCCGCCAGGCAGCGCTGAACCATGGCTGCCACTGGTGGATGCAACCGGTGACCGCCGCAGCTTCGATCAGGCCTATCCAGCCGGGACACCACGCGATGTGAGCCGCTTCCTGCTGCTGGATCGCGAGAACCCCAACAGCATCGTGAGCTGCATCGGCATGGCGCGTGAAAACGCCCGACAGATCCGGGACGTGATCACATCAGAGATGTGGGAACAGATCAATGATCTGCACTGGAGCCTCCAGGACGGGGAGGCGATCTGGCAGGAACACACACAGGAGCAACTGCGCATCATCCGACGCGGGTGTCAGATCTTTTACGGCATCACCGACACCACACTCAGCCGTGACCTGAGCTGGCTGTTCAGCCAGCTGGGCCGGCTGATCGAACGGGCAGACAAAACCTCACGCATCCTGGATGTGAAGTACTACCTGTTGCTTCCCACGCCGGAAGAGGTGGGCGGAGTGCTCGATGAACTGCAATGGATCACCCTGCTGCGAACGGCCGGTGCTTACCAGATGTATCGGCAGAGCATTCAGCAGGCAATCAACCCTGTATCCGTCGCAGGGTTTCTCTTGCTCGATCCGATCTTTCCACGCTCCGTGCGTTACTGCCTTCAGGGGATTAATGACACGCTGCAGCAGATCCAGACCCAGCCCGTTCAGGGAGCGCCCGATGACCTCGACTGCCTACGCGGTCAGCTGCTGGCCCGATGGAGCTACGTGCGCATCGACAACCTGATTGAGGGCGGTCTACATGAAGCGATCGACGGACTGCAACAAGATCTCAATCGTCTGCACCAACTGATTCAGAGCCGCTATTTCACCAGCACCGAGCTGCATTCCACCCCTACCGAAGTTCTATGCGCGCCCGGATCCTTCACCGCCTGA
- a CDS encoding GTP 3',8-cyclase MoaA, translated as MTCASPALTLDQHTRPLGVLRLSLTARCNLACPYCCPDSVDPPVMLTLEQQLRLIRVAARLGVHTLRLTGGEPLLSDRLMPLLAGVADGRRTPGDPLAGLRDVALTTNGVLLSEQRAKALKKTGLDRITVSLDAVDGAVAARMAGLRGGRIAGEGLVQQVLAGLVAARDAGFNPAAGALKLNAVIQRGVNDDQLIPLAELARSQQMELRLIEYMDVGNRNGWRMDQVLPAELMVQRLAERWPLSPLGRNDGGTARRWRYHDDVSDVGVVASISEPFCGDCNRLRITADGQAFTCLFAAQGTDLNPAMGSDQELEQAIRALWQRRSDRYSEERHCKADPVPRAEMAYLGG; from the coding sequence ATGACTTGCGCCTCTCCAGCGTTGACGCTTGATCAACACACCAGGCCCCTGGGGGTGCTGAGGCTCTCGTTGACCGCCCGTTGCAATCTGGCGTGTCCCTATTGCTGTCCGGATTCTGTTGATCCTCCGGTCATGCTGACGCTGGAGCAGCAGCTGCGTTTGATTCGCGTTGCGGCGCGCCTTGGTGTGCACACCCTTCGCCTCACTGGTGGCGAACCTCTGCTCAGTGATCGGCTGATGCCGTTGTTGGCAGGAGTGGCTGATGGCAGGCGCACCCCTGGTGACCCTCTGGCTGGTCTGCGTGACGTGGCACTCACCACCAATGGTGTGTTGTTGTCGGAGCAGCGCGCCAAGGCCTTGAAGAAGACAGGCCTGGATCGCATCACCGTGAGTCTGGATGCGGTCGATGGCGCTGTCGCGGCAAGGATGGCTGGGCTGCGTGGCGGACGGATCGCCGGTGAAGGATTGGTGCAGCAGGTGCTGGCTGGTCTGGTCGCTGCACGAGACGCTGGGTTCAACCCTGCTGCGGGTGCCCTCAAGCTCAACGCGGTGATTCAACGCGGTGTGAACGACGATCAGTTGATTCCTCTGGCGGAGCTGGCGCGCAGCCAGCAGATGGAACTGCGCCTGATCGAATACATGGATGTGGGTAATCGCAATGGCTGGCGGATGGATCAAGTGCTGCCGGCCGAGCTAATGGTGCAGCGCCTTGCTGAGCGGTGGCCCCTCAGTCCACTGGGTCGCAACGATGGAGGAACGGCTCGGCGTTGGCGCTATCACGATGATGTGAGTGATGTCGGTGTAGTCGCCTCCATCAGTGAGCCGTTCTGCGGCGATTGCAACCGTCTGCGCATCACGGCCGATGGTCAGGCCTTTACGTGTTTGTTCGCTGCCCAAGGAACCGATCTGAACCCAGCGATGGGCTCCGATCAGGAGTTGGAGCAGGCCATCCGTGCTCTCTGGCAGCGACGATCTGATCGCTACAGCGAGGAGCGGCATTGCAAGGCTGATCCTGTCCCTCGAGCAGAAATGGCCTATCTGGGCGGTTGA
- a CDS encoding molybdenum cofactor guanylyltransferase, with the protein MGSRSLRAVVFAGGASRRMGTDKALITTADGFTWLERQVRLLRSLGLEVCVMSAHATHRRCLSGWPGVTVQAEPWSPSGPLRAFSCLLTADETQALLTLPVDMPALQVDALQALLDVWRRDESRALVADDGQRLQPLLGIYPCSASNRAGLDAELRDGQARWFGWLQRIDHDTLQLPAQQLSNVNHPADLAALVG; encoded by the coding sequence GTGGGCTCGCGATCGCTCAGAGCGGTGGTCTTTGCCGGTGGTGCCAGTCGTCGGATGGGCACCGACAAAGCGCTGATCACCACTGCGGACGGATTCACCTGGTTGGAGCGGCAGGTTCGGCTATTGCGCTCACTGGGGCTTGAAGTGTGTGTGATGAGCGCGCATGCCACCCATCGACGCTGTCTGTCCGGTTGGCCCGGGGTCACGGTGCAGGCCGAACCATGGAGTCCGTCCGGGCCTCTGCGTGCATTCAGTTGCCTCTTGACTGCTGATGAGACCCAGGCTCTGCTGACTTTGCCGGTGGACATGCCTGCGCTGCAGGTGGATGCGTTGCAAGCGCTGCTGGATGTGTGGCGTCGGGATGAATCGCGAGCGCTGGTGGCCGATGACGGTCAACGCCTTCAGCCCTTGTTGGGGATTTATCCATGCAGTGCCAGCAATCGTGCGGGGCTGGATGCTGAACTCCGTGATGGTCAGGCGCGATGGTTTGGCTGGCTTCAGCGGATTGATCACGACACTCTGCAACTGCCTGCACAGCAGCTCAGCAATGTGAATCATCCAGCCGATCTGGCAGCGTTGGTTGGATGA
- a CDS encoding redox protein, with product MFELLPYERFRDTPSVRFFDVTVDTSNARDLVIHSGPAVSPPDDSDSGAWQFYLHPHQEDNLLAASGGRTFYLVNLAWEQPFHIVRLESGGDILRIPPGTFHRSISDPDGSVVLNQAVRESGVSLLHEFRVYNSARIPALMAATVSTAMKPRLHGVEPLLQAA from the coding sequence ATGTTCGAACTGTTGCCCTACGAGCGCTTTCGCGACACGCCATCGGTTCGGTTTTTCGACGTCACGGTGGACACGTCGAATGCCCGTGACCTTGTGATTCATTCCGGTCCGGCTGTCAGTCCTCCGGATGATTCTGATTCTGGTGCTTGGCAGTTTTACCTGCATCCCCACCAAGAGGACAATCTCCTCGCAGCCAGTGGTGGCCGCACGTTTTATCTGGTCAACCTGGCCTGGGAACAGCCCTTTCACATCGTGAGATTGGAAAGTGGCGGAGACATCCTGCGCATTCCACCGGGCACGTTCCATCGTTCGATTTCGGATCCCGATGGATCGGTGGTTCTCAATCAAGCGGTGCGCGAATCAGGTGTTTCCTTGCTGCATGAGTTCCGCGTTTACAACAGTGCCCGCATCCCTGCGCTGATGGCCGCCACGGTCAGCACGGCCATGAAGCCGCGGCTTCATGGTGTGGAACCGTTGCTTCAGGCGGCATGA
- the moaC gene encoding cyclic pyranopterin monophosphate synthase MoaC yields MADELSHLTDQGEVHMVEVGDRAITKREATAAGTLVMQPSTLELVLRGDTPKGDLLAVARIAAIQGAKRTSELIPLCHPLPISGMDISIEPDPSLPGLKVQASCRTTGQTGVEMEAITAVSIGLVTLYDMLKSVEPGMTINGIQLLHKDGGRHGSWSC; encoded by the coding sequence ATGGCTGACGAGCTCTCGCACCTCACCGATCAAGGTGAGGTGCACATGGTGGAGGTTGGCGATCGCGCGATCACCAAACGGGAAGCGACGGCCGCCGGAACACTGGTGATGCAGCCCTCCACGCTGGAGCTTGTGCTGCGTGGAGACACCCCAAAAGGAGACCTGCTGGCGGTCGCACGCATCGCGGCCATCCAAGGGGCGAAGCGCACGTCCGAGCTGATTCCCCTCTGTCACCCGCTGCCGATCAGCGGCATGGACATCAGCATCGAGCCCGATCCCTCCCTGCCAGGACTCAAAGTGCAGGCGAGCTGCCGCACCACAGGTCAGACCGGGGTCGAGATGGAAGCGATCACGGCGGTCTCCATCGGTCTGGTCACGCTCTACGACATGTTGAAATCCGTGGAGCCAGGCATGACGATCAACGGCATCCAGCTGCTGCACAAGGACGGAGGTCGCCATGGCAGCTGGAGCTGCTGA
- the glp gene encoding gephyrin-like molybdotransferase Glp, whose amino-acid sequence MAAGAAEPYGREGLPLEEARRRVLAAITPLNQSVTVPLNEALGRVSAEAVIATVPVPGFRASIMDGYALGQDRQPTVGDRWMLKGRASAGQPFNEKLSAGECIRILTGAPLPEGAGWVLPQELIAVDSNQIQLSQEASDRPWIRAADEECRPGDPLLAAGQRLGPADLARLASCGVAELTVQQKPRIGLLISGDELVPPGAPRPPGTIWESNGTLLETMLQALGHQVHQCCVVADQPDALRVTLGELADCCDVVVSTGGVSAGDSDWIRPLVAELGAVDFWKLFLRPGRPFAFGALHDGVPFFGLPGNPVAAAVTGLQLLWPALQVLEGQSEPERFPRIQVELADPLTRRPGRPELARARLETSSDGALMARVDGSQASSRIGSLQEADLLLELPADAGDLKPGERVWAQLIRSRLF is encoded by the coding sequence ATGGCAGCTGGAGCTGCTGAGCCCTACGGCCGTGAAGGTCTCCCCCTCGAGGAAGCCCGGAGACGTGTCTTGGCAGCCATCACGCCGCTAAATCAAAGCGTCACCGTGCCACTCAACGAGGCCTTGGGTCGTGTGAGCGCTGAAGCGGTGATTGCCACCGTTCCAGTGCCTGGGTTCCGCGCATCAATCATGGACGGTTATGCCCTGGGGCAAGACCGTCAACCGACCGTGGGCGATCGCTGGATGCTGAAGGGACGCGCTTCTGCGGGACAGCCTTTCAACGAGAAGCTCTCAGCCGGTGAGTGCATCCGAATTCTCACGGGAGCACCCCTTCCGGAGGGCGCTGGCTGGGTCCTTCCTCAGGAACTCATCGCGGTCGACAGCAACCAGATCCAATTAAGCCAGGAAGCCTCTGACCGGCCCTGGATCCGCGCGGCAGATGAAGAATGTCGGCCCGGTGATCCACTTCTGGCCGCCGGCCAGCGGCTAGGACCTGCAGACCTGGCCCGGCTCGCCAGCTGCGGCGTAGCCGAGCTGACCGTGCAGCAAAAACCACGCATTGGCCTATTGATCAGTGGCGATGAACTGGTGCCACCTGGGGCCCCGAGACCGCCCGGCACCATCTGGGAAAGCAATGGCACACTGCTGGAGACAATGCTCCAGGCCCTCGGACACCAGGTGCATCAGTGCTGTGTGGTGGCCGATCAACCTGATGCCTTACGCGTGACCCTTGGTGAGCTTGCCGATTGCTGCGATGTGGTGGTCAGCACCGGAGGCGTCTCGGCGGGGGACAGCGACTGGATTCGTCCGCTCGTCGCTGAACTGGGCGCGGTGGACTTCTGGAAACTGTTCCTGCGGCCTGGCCGCCCCTTTGCCTTTGGTGCCCTGCATGATGGCGTGCCCTTCTTCGGCCTACCGGGCAATCCCGTGGCCGCCGCAGTGACGGGATTGCAACTGCTCTGGCCGGCACTTCAGGTGCTGGAAGGCCAAAGCGAACCAGAACGCTTCCCCCGGATCCAGGTGGAGCTGGCGGATCCGCTGACGCGACGTCCCGGCCGGCCGGAACTCGCGCGCGCGCGACTGGAAACCAGCAGTGACGGAGCTCTGATGGCACGCGTGGATGGTTCACAGGCGTCATCGCGCATCGGCTCCCTGCAGGAAGCCGATCTGCTTTTGGAACTGCCGGCAGATGCGGGTGATCTCAAGCCCGGCGAACGGGTCTGGGCCCAGCTGATCCGCAGTCGCCTGTTTTAA